The Streptomyces sp. HUAS MG91 sequence TATCAGTATGCGGGACCGGGCGAAGGTAACGGGTAAGAGGTGATCGATCCCTCTATTTCACTAATCATGGCTCCAGGTAGTGACAGCGGCATGACCCAGTGCCACATTGCGTCGCATGACCGCCAACCCCACCACGGGGAACCCGACCGGGTTCGAGCCCGTGTTCTGCACCATCGTGCCGCCGCACATCCTCGACAAGGCCGCCCGGTCCGGGGACCCCGAGATCGCCTCCCGGGCCCGCAGGTCCCTGGAGCGCGACTCCCTCGAGCGCACCCGCCGCCGGATGACCACCGTCATCGGCGCCCGTGCCGCCGCCCCCTCGTACGCCGACGCCGGAGCGGAGCGCACATCGCACCGGACCATCTACGACGCCCGCCACACGACGACACTGCCGGGCCACAAGGTGCGCGGCGAGGGCGACGACCCCGGCCAGGACGCGACCGTCAACCGCGCGTACGCGGGCCTGGGCGCGACCTTCGAGCTGTACCTGGAGAAGTTCTCCCGCTACTCCATCGACGGCGAAGGCCTGCCGCTGAACGCGACGGTCCACTACGACGAGGACTACAACAACGCCTTCTGGAACGGCGAGCAGATGGTGTTCGGCGACGGTGACGGCGAGATCTTCCTCGACTTCACCCTCCCCGTCGACGTCATCGGCCACGAGCTGACCCACGGCGTCACGCAGTACACGGCGAACCTGGCCTACTACGACCAGTCGGGCGCGCTCAACGAGTCCGTCTCGGACGTCTTCGGCTCGCTCATCAAGCAGTACTCGCTGGGCCAGACCGCCGCCGAGGCCGACTGGCTGATCGGCGCCGGGCTGCTCGCGCCGCGCG is a genomic window containing:
- a CDS encoding M4 family metallopeptidase encodes the protein MTANPTTGNPTGFEPVFCTIVPPHILDKAARSGDPEIASRARRSLERDSLERTRRRMTTVIGARAAAPSYADAGAERTSHRTIYDARHTTTLPGHKVRGEGDDPGQDATVNRAYAGLGATFELYLEKFSRYSIDGEGLPLNATVHYDEDYNNAFWNGEQMVFGDGDGEIFLDFTLPVDVIGHELTHGVTQYTANLAYYDQSGALNESVSDVFGSLIKQYSLGQTAAEADWLIGAGLLAPRVTGVALRSMKAPGTAYDDDVLGKDPQPADMDHYVHTSQDNGGVHINSGIPNHAFYILADALGGHAWERAGRIWFDTLTGGQLKPDCKFADFARATAKSAKDRYGAAEEYQAVLKCWEQVGVPAQ